A window of Chitinophaga sp. MM2321 contains these coding sequences:
- the rfbB gene encoding dTDP-glucose 4,6-dehydratase — MKRTLLITGGAGFIGSHVVRLFVNKYPDYQIVNLDALTYAGNLENLADVKDKANYIFEKGDITDEAFIDQLFLQYKFDGVIHLAAESHVDRSIMEPLAFIKTNVLGTAVLLNVARKYWKDDMNGKLFYHVSTDEVYGSLGEEGFFHETTAYDPRSPYSASKASSDHFVMAYYHTYHLPVIISNCSNNYGSHHFPEKLIPLAIHNIKNNKPVPVYGKGENVRDWLFVNDHARAIDTIFHQGRTGETYNIGGFNEWKNIDLIHLLCNIMDKKLGRPEGTSAQLITYVKDRAGHDLRYAIDATKLNKELGWEPSLQFEEGLEKTVDWYLANEEWLDHVTSGDYTKYYQDQYQKR; from the coding sequence ATGAAGCGGACACTTTTAATTACAGGCGGAGCAGGTTTTATCGGTTCACACGTGGTGCGGCTATTCGTCAACAAATATCCCGACTACCAGATTGTGAACCTGGATGCGCTTACCTACGCCGGTAACCTGGAAAACCTGGCAGACGTAAAAGATAAGGCCAATTATATTTTTGAGAAAGGAGATATCACAGATGAGGCTTTCATCGATCAGCTTTTCCTGCAATATAAATTTGACGGGGTGATACACCTGGCAGCAGAAAGCCATGTAGACCGCTCTATCATGGAGCCTTTGGCATTTATTAAAACCAATGTACTGGGTACAGCTGTATTGTTGAATGTAGCCAGGAAATACTGGAAAGATGATATGAATGGTAAGCTATTCTATCACGTGTCTACCGATGAAGTGTATGGTTCACTGGGCGAAGAAGGTTTCTTCCATGAAACAACCGCCTACGACCCACGCTCTCCGTATTCTGCTTCCAAAGCCAGTTCTGATCACTTTGTGATGGCATATTATCATACTTATCATTTGCCTGTCATCATTTCCAATTGCTCTAACAACTACGGCTCTCACCATTTTCCGGAGAAGCTGATCCCGTTGGCGATTCATAATATCAAAAATAATAAGCCGGTACCGGTATATGGTAAAGGTGAAAATGTCCGCGACTGGTTATTTGTAAATGACCATGCGCGGGCCATCGACACCATCTTCCATCAGGGCAGAACCGGCGAAACATATAACATCGGCGGATTTAACGAGTGGAAGAACATCGACCTTATTCACCTCCTGTGCAACATCATGGATAAAAAGCTGGGACGTCCCGAAGGTACTTCTGCACAGCTCATCACTTATGTGAAAGACCGTGCAGGACATGATCTGCGCTATGCCATTGATGCCACCAAACTGAATAAGGAACTGGGCTGGGAGCCATCCCTCCAGTTTGAAGAAGGGTTGGAAAAAACAGTAGACTGGTACCTGGCCAATGAAGAATGGCTGGATCATGTTACCAGTGGCGACTATACGAAGTATTACCAGGACCAATACCAAAAGAGATAG
- the rfbC gene encoding dTDP-4-dehydrorhamnose 3,5-epimerase codes for MPFTATGLPGLLIYEPKVFGDHRGYFFESYNANTFQAEGIDYNFVQDNQARSTYGVLRGLHYQLEPYAQTKLIRVLEGRIIDVVVDIRTGSPTYGKSFTIELNADNKLQLLVPKGFAHGYAVISDTAEVMYKCDNFYQKGSEGGIIFNDPALGIDWGIDLKDAVVSEKDLILPKLADITHNFVFNS; via the coding sequence ATGCCTTTTACAGCAACAGGATTACCGGGACTTTTAATTTATGAACCGAAAGTGTTTGGTGATCATCGCGGATATTTTTTTGAAAGCTATAACGCCAACACCTTTCAGGCGGAAGGTATTGACTATAACTTTGTTCAGGACAACCAGGCCCGCTCTACTTACGGCGTGTTACGGGGACTGCATTACCAGCTGGAACCCTATGCCCAAACGAAACTAATCCGCGTACTCGAAGGCCGTATCATTGATGTAGTGGTAGACATCCGTACAGGATCACCCACCTATGGTAAATCATTTACCATTGAACTGAATGCTGACAATAAGTTGCAGCTGCTCGTGCCTAAAGGTTTTGCACATGGCTACGCCGTTATCAGTGATACAGCAGAAGTGATGTACAAATGCGATAACTTCTACCAGAAAGGCAGCGAAGGAGGTATCATCTTCAATGATCCTGCACTGGGTATCGATTGGGGTATTGACCTCAAAGATGCCGTAGTATCAGAGAAAGACCTGATCCTGCCAAAGCTGGCAGATATTACCCATAATTTTGTTTTTAACAGCTGA